Proteins found in one Salvia splendens isolate huo1 chromosome 10, SspV2, whole genome shotgun sequence genomic segment:
- the LOC121753046 gene encoding CASP-like protein 2C1 — translation MSSFKGEASLRIMNMLLLALTSCLIRFDSQTKVLFYTYKKTATFHVLDALYVLVWIDVAAAVYNLLQLITSYKVQRFATNIYVSWGIFLLDQAAAYTVFGATAAAVQGSTIAITGEKSFQWMKLCNRFTRFCFQIGGALICGYAAALLMAITASISAYSLFRFYSPKRFLVLKP, via the exons ATGAGTAGTTTTAAAGGAGAAGCTTCCTTGAGAATTATGAACATGCTTCTCTTGGCGCTAACTTCCTGTCTCATCCGTTTCGACTCGCAAACAAAAGTTCTATTCTACACATACAAAAAGACTGCCACATTCCACGTTTTGGATGCTTTATA TGTTTTGGTGTGGATAGATGTTGCTGCAGCTGTCTACAATTTGCTCCAGCTTATCACAAGTTATAAGGTGCAAAGATTTGCCACAAACATATATGTGTCTTGGGGAATTTTCTTATTAGACCAG GCTGCAGCATACACAGTGTTTGGCGCGACGGCAGCGGCAGTCCAAGGGTCGACAATTGCGATAACCGGCGAGAAGAGCTTCCAATGGATGAAGCTGTGCAACAGGTTCACCAGATTCTGTTTTCAAATAGGAGGAGCATTGATATGTGGATATGCAGCAGCACTTTTAATGGCCATAACTGCTTCCATCTCGGCTTACTCGCTTTTTCGATTTTATTCACCCAAACGCTTCCTTGTGCTCAAGCCCTAA